Proteins from a single region of Synechococcus sp. WH 8109:
- a CDS encoding DUF1499 domain-containing protein: MDAELGRSFPHRPVTFLAGLLAPVLMLFHLAGPVPADLGVSNGALRDCPTTAHCASQTWESSNPMNEFSKLSGLVQKSPRTVVMEQTETYLHAEASSAFFGFVDDLELFADRDNNRIQARSESRLGDSDLGVNAARLAALQSGLDS, translated from the coding sequence TTGGATGCTGAACTGGGGCGGTCGTTCCCGCATAGACCAGTGACCTTCCTTGCCGGCCTACTGGCCCCTGTTTTGATGCTCTTTCATCTTGCTGGCCCCGTCCCTGCGGATCTCGGTGTTAGCAACGGGGCGTTACGAGACTGCCCGACAACAGCTCACTGTGCCAGCCAAACCTGGGAGAGCTCCAACCCGATGAATGAATTCAGCAAGCTGAGTGGGTTGGTGCAGAAGTCGCCGCGGACGGTTGTCATGGAACAAACCGAGACCTACCTCCATGCCGAGGCCAGCAGCGCTTTCTTTGGCTTTGTAGATGACCTGGAGCTGTTCGCTGATCGCGACAACAACCGGATTCAGGCACGGTCCGAGTCGCGCCTCGGCGACTCGGATCTTGGTGTAAATGCCGCAAGATTGGCGGCACTGCAGTCGGGGCTAGACAGCTGA
- a CDS encoding DUF2130 domain-containing protein — translation MHEIICPHCNTAFKVDEAGYADILKQVRNGEFEQQLNKRLALAEQDKRNAIELAIAKKDREMQTLEAQLKQSAIHQELAIKDAVHKAEKQRDRIAAELQQIREQQGTELRLAETKFAKEMQAMTLQKESEVRDLQAKLQAGAMQRQLAVNEAVSSVEKQRDALQSGLKEVELKHQLESQSLKDRYEAQLSDRDQAIERLRDMKARLSTKMVGETLEQHCETEFNRIRAAAFPKAYFEKDNDVRSGSKGDYIFRDQDDHNNEIISIMFEMKNEADTTATKKKNEDFLKELNKDRNEKNCEYAVLVSLLEPENELYNSGIVDVSHRFPKTYIIRPQFFIPFITLLRNAAMKSLEYKAELALVKAQNIDVTNFENDLETFKTAFSRNYDLASRRFQTAIDEIDKSIDHLQKTKDALMGADRNLRLANDKAQDVTVKKLTRSNPTMAAKFADLNNAPDQKSA, via the coding sequence ATGCACGAGATCATTTGCCCTCACTGCAATACCGCCTTCAAGGTGGATGAGGCCGGGTATGCCGATATCCTCAAACAGGTGAGGAATGGTGAATTTGAGCAGCAACTGAACAAGCGACTTGCTCTGGCCGAACAGGACAAACGCAATGCCATCGAGTTGGCCATCGCCAAAAAAGACCGGGAAATGCAAACGCTTGAGGCCCAACTCAAGCAAAGTGCAATTCATCAGGAACTAGCGATTAAAGATGCCGTGCACAAAGCAGAGAAGCAGCGTGATCGCATTGCCGCTGAGCTCCAGCAGATTCGTGAGCAGCAGGGAACAGAACTACGCCTAGCTGAAACCAAATTCGCCAAAGAAATGCAGGCGATGACGCTGCAAAAAGAAAGTGAAGTGAGGGATTTGCAGGCGAAGCTCCAGGCTGGGGCCATGCAGCGCCAGCTGGCCGTGAATGAAGCGGTAAGTTCCGTTGAAAAACAACGGGATGCACTTCAGAGCGGCTTGAAGGAAGTGGAACTGAAGCATCAACTGGAATCTCAATCACTGAAAGATCGCTACGAAGCCCAGCTCAGTGATCGTGATCAGGCCATTGAACGTTTGCGCGACATGAAGGCGCGGCTTTCTACCAAAATGGTGGGAGAAACTCTTGAGCAACACTGCGAAACCGAATTCAACAGGATTCGTGCAGCGGCTTTCCCAAAGGCTTATTTCGAAAAAGACAACGACGTGCGCAGTGGAAGCAAGGGTGACTACATCTTCCGCGACCAGGACGACCACAACAACGAAATCATCTCGATCATGTTTGAGATGAAAAACGAGGCCGACACAACGGCCACCAAAAAGAAGAATGAAGACTTCCTAAAAGAGCTAAATAAAGACAGGAACGAAAAAAATTGCGAGTATGCGGTGCTCGTCTCCCTGCTGGAGCCTGAAAATGAGCTTTACAATTCAGGCATTGTTGATGTGTCTCATCGCTTCCCGAAGACCTACATCATTCGCCCACAATTCTTTATTCCATTCATCACATTGCTCCGCAATGCAGCCATGAAGTCTCTGGAATACAAGGCTGAGCTGGCTCTGGTGAAGGCGCAGAACATTGATGTCACAAACTTCGAGAACGACCTCGAAACCTTCAAAACAGCCTTCTCACGCAACTACGACCTTGCCTCCAGACGCTTCCAAACGGCAATCGATGAAATAGATAAGTCGATCGATCACCTCCAAAAAACCAAGGATGCCCTGATGGGTGCTGATCGAAACCTGAGGCTTGCCAATGACAAGGCACAGGATGTGACCGTTAAAAAGTTGACCCGAAGCAATCCAACGATGGCAGCCAAGTTTGCCGACTTGAACAACGCTCCTGATCAGAAATCGGCCTGA
- a CDS encoding phenylpyruvate tautomerase MIF-related protein, giving the protein MPLINVRTSLSSLKDGSALLQELSSELANQTGKPEAYVMTLLETGVPMTFAGSHEPCAYVEVKSIGALRPPAMTAAFCELIQARTGIPANRVYIGFEDVQASFWGWNGNTFG; this is encoded by the coding sequence ATGCCTCTGATCAATGTGCGCACGTCGCTTTCGTCACTGAAAGACGGATCGGCTCTGCTGCAGGAGCTTTCGTCTGAGTTGGCCAACCAGACGGGCAAGCCGGAGGCCTACGTGATGACGCTCCTGGAGACGGGCGTGCCGATGACCTTCGCTGGCAGCCACGAGCCCTGCGCCTACGTGGAGGTGAAGTCGATCGGTGCACTGCGTCCGCCCGCGATGACAGCCGCATTCTGTGAACTGATCCAGGCACGCACGGGAATCCCTGCCAACCGGGTGTACATCGGTTTTGAGGATGTGCAGGCCAGCTTTTGGGGTTGGAACGGTAATACCTTTGGGTAA